TAATTTTACTCTGTCCGGTTTCTAATCCCAGTGCATTTGGGGTAGCAAACGTTGATCGCGAAGGAAAGGTTTTACAGTTAGTGGAAAAACCCAAAGATCCACCTTCTAATTTAGCCTTGGTTGGGATTTACTTTTTCAATCATACGGTTCACAGCGCGATCGCACAAATTGAACCCTCAGCCCGAGGAGAATTAGAAATCACCGATGCCATTCAATGGTTAATTGATCAGCAAAAAAAAGTCGCTTCTCGTCAACTGCAAGGGTGGTGGTTAGATACCGGAAAAAAAGACGATTTGTTAGAAGCGAACCGGATTATTCTCGATACCTGTCTGGATATTGAAGTGTTAGGAGAAATTGATGAGCACTCCCAAATTATTGGACGGGTAAAAATTGGAAAAGGGACTAAAATTAAAAATTCAACCATTCGAGGACCGGTAATTATTGGCGAAAATTGTCTATTGGAAAACTGTTTTATTGGCCCTTATAGTAGCATCGCCGATGAAACTACTTTAATTGAAGCGGATTTAGAACATAGTGTAATTTTAAGACAAGCGAAAGTCCTCAATATTCATCAACGCATTGTCGATAG
This DNA window, taken from Cyanobacteria bacterium GSL.Bin1, encodes the following:
- a CDS encoding glucose-1-phosphate thymidylyltransferase, yielding MKALILSGGKGTRLRPLTYTGAKQLVPVANKPILWYGIEAIVQAGITDIGIIISPETGQEIKEKTGDGSQFGATITYITQNKPAGLAHAVKIAQPFLGDSPFIMYLGDNLVEADLTTFLNEFKQKDQDSLILLCPVSNPSAFGVANVDREGKVLQLVEKPKDPPSNLALVGIYFFNHTVHSAIAQIEPSARGELEITDAIQWLIDQQKKVASRQLQGWWLDTGKKDDLLEANRIILDTCLDIEVLGEIDEHSQIIGRVKIGKGTKIKNSTIRGPVIIGENCLLENCFIGPYSSIADETTLIEADLEHSVILRQAKVLNIHQRIVDSLIGERVELKIAPKRPKAMRFLIGDDSQIELT